A genomic window from Massilia sp. METH4 includes:
- a CDS encoding calcium-binding protein, with translation MAKLNSLLRLTGTAHDDVLDGSNGSDTIDGGAGNDTLRGGLGDDEYRVDGPGDVIEETAGGGIDRVFAAGNRYKLSAHVEALTYVGTGSFTGIGNAQDNVLTSGAGDDRLEGGGGDDHLAAGAGDDTMLGGAGNDGITAMAGNDVFDGGTGIDTVYAMASRDSYTIRRAGPDGLVFTRIGAGADSEGQTLTVRNVEYFAMAGQYYSLAELLSGLPPDGNDSIQGTSGNDRLDGFDGADTLAGGLGDDTYVIRNAGTAVVERAGGGIDTAEVAYAGKAWQLPDFVENGIAIAGKLGVSIDGNALNNVLTGNAGANVLTGGAGNDTLDGGKGSDVLAGGSGDDVYYIDATGDTVTEGVGEGTDSVFTTLGRITLADGVENVRYLGTGAFSATGNALDNVIAGGSANNTADGGGGTDTFVLAGAFADYTAQRPNATDVVLVKGAQKITLKNIEQVQFSDGVKTMGQIFFNVASLANDTLAGTDGNDTIDGLAGADAMSGYKGDDTYIVDNVGDIAIELAGQGIDTVHIAIKSKATYTLGVHVEHAAITSTAAVNVIGNASDNKLTGNNAANMLAGGDGNDILIGGKGSDTMDGGAGNDVYSVDASGDRIVEAAGGGYDIVETTATKYTLAAHVEQLRYLGKATFTGIGNEQDNLIAGGTGNDKLTGGAGRDTLVVGAGNDTVTDFISGIDKLVVARTIGNGDAVIDGARTVSSAGGYSADAELVIFTQDAKSLRLADAAKTIGSATEAYVAGETALFALHSGSTTAVYLFTSGGDDALVSASELTQVATLTGVASVVAGDLGLSVA, from the coding sequence ATGGCAAAACTGAACAGCCTGTTGCGCCTGACCGGCACGGCGCATGATGACGTGCTGGACGGCAGCAACGGCAGCGACACGATCGATGGCGGGGCGGGCAACGATACGCTGCGCGGCGGCCTGGGGGACGACGAATATCGCGTCGATGGCCCCGGTGACGTGATCGAGGAAACGGCGGGTGGCGGCATCGACAGGGTGTTCGCGGCCGGGAACCGGTACAAGCTCTCGGCGCACGTGGAAGCGCTGACCTATGTGGGCACGGGGTCGTTCACCGGCATCGGCAACGCGCAGGACAATGTGCTCACCAGCGGCGCGGGTGACGACCGGCTGGAAGGAGGGGGTGGCGACGATCACCTGGCGGCCGGCGCGGGGGACGACACGATGCTCGGCGGCGCGGGGAACGACGGGATCACCGCCATGGCCGGCAACGACGTGTTCGACGGCGGCACGGGGATCGACACCGTGTATGCGATGGCTTCCCGCGACAGCTACACGATCCGCCGGGCGGGCCCCGACGGCCTGGTGTTCACGAGGATCGGCGCGGGCGCCGACAGCGAAGGCCAGACGCTGACGGTGCGCAATGTCGAGTACTTTGCCATGGCCGGCCAATACTATTCCCTGGCCGAATTGCTCTCTGGCCTGCCGCCCGACGGCAACGACAGCATCCAGGGAACCAGCGGCAACGACCGGCTCGACGGCTTCGACGGCGCCGATACGCTGGCGGGCGGTCTCGGCGACGACACGTATGTGATCCGCAATGCCGGGACCGCGGTCGTCGAGCGGGCCGGCGGCGGCATCGATACGGCGGAAGTGGCCTACGCGGGCAAGGCCTGGCAACTGCCCGATTTCGTCGAGAACGGCATCGCCATCGCGGGCAAGCTCGGGGTCTCCATCGACGGCAATGCGTTGAACAATGTCTTGACCGGCAACGCCGGCGCCAACGTGCTGACGGGTGGCGCGGGCAACGACACCCTCGACGGCGGCAAGGGCAGCGATGTGCTGGCGGGCGGCAGCGGCGACGACGTCTATTACATCGACGCCACGGGCGACACGGTTACCGAGGGCGTGGGCGAGGGCACGGACTCGGTCTTCACCACGCTCGGGAGGATCACGCTGGCGGACGGCGTGGAGAACGTGCGCTACCTGGGTACGGGGGCCTTCAGCGCCACCGGCAACGCGCTCGACAACGTCATCGCCGGCGGCAGCGCCAACAATACCGCCGATGGCGGGGGCGGCACCGACACCTTCGTGCTGGCCGGCGCCTTCGCCGACTACACGGCCCAGCGGCCCAATGCTACCGATGTCGTGCTGGTCAAGGGCGCGCAGAAGATCACGCTGAAGAACATCGAGCAGGTGCAGTTCAGCGATGGCGTGAAGACGATGGGGCAGATCTTCTTCAACGTGGCGTCGCTGGCCAACGACACGCTGGCCGGCACCGACGGCAACGACACGATCGACGGCCTGGCTGGCGCCGACGCGATGAGCGGCTACAAGGGCGACGATACGTATATCGTCGACAACGTTGGCGATATCGCCATCGAACTGGCGGGGCAGGGTATCGATACCGTCCATATCGCCATCAAGTCGAAGGCGACCTACACCCTCGGCGTGCACGTGGAGCATGCGGCGATCACCTCGACCGCGGCGGTGAACGTGATCGGCAATGCGTCGGACAACAAGCTGACCGGCAATAACGCTGCGAACATGCTGGCGGGCGGCGACGGCAACGACATCCTCATCGGCGGCAAGGGCAGCGACACGATGGATGGCGGCGCCGGCAACGACGTGTACAGCGTGGACGCAAGCGGCGACCGCATCGTGGAAGCGGCGGGCGGCGGCTACGACATTGTCGAGACGACGGCGACGAAATACACGCTGGCGGCGCACGTGGAGCAACTGCGCTACCTCGGCAAGGCGACCTTCACGGGCATCGGCAACGAGCAGGACAACCTCATCGCCGGCGGCACGGGCAACGACAAGCTGACCGGCGGCGCGGGCAGGGACACGCTCGTGGTCGGTGCCGGCAACGACACGGTCACCGACTTCATCAGCGGCATCGACAAGCTCGTGGTCGCGCGCACGATCGGCAATGGGGACGCGGTAATCGACGGCGCCCGCACCGTCAGCAGCGCCGGCGGCTACTCGGCCGACGCCGAGCTGGTGATCTTCACGCAGGACGCGAAGAGCCTGAGGCTCGCCGATGCGGCGAAGACGATCGGCAGCGCCACCGAGGCGTACGTGGCGGGCGAGACGGCGCTGTTCGCGCTGCACAGCGGCAGCACCACGGCCGTGTACCTGTTCACCAGCGGCGGCGACGACGCGCTCGTCAGCGCGAGTGAACTGACGCAAGTCGCGACGCTGACAGGCGTGGCGTCGGTGGTGGCCGGGGACCTGGGGCTATCTGTCGCGTAG
- a CDS encoding helix-turn-helix domain-containing protein yields MDSLISASARALAAGDPLGALNRIALRGDPPALALRGIAMAQLGEYARARELLRAAARGFGGHEALPRARCLVAEAEVALAMRDLGGSARPLAQAAATLEAHADHANAAQAWLIAARRLLLLGRLAEAEGALARLAGHPLPPALAAIAALSTGELALRALRIDAAHTALERAHAVAAHAGIPALQAEVEEARTALVRPAARCIAADGTRVLRLGEVAALLAADTLVVDACRRGLGAGDTWLPLAGRPILFALARSLAEAWPGAAGREDLIARAFRIRRPDETHRARLRVEIGRLRALAAPLADIAATSHGFAIRPRDGRDLALLEPPIDGGQASLVALLSDGAAWSTSALALALGASQRTVQRALAGLEAAGEVRAVGNGRTRRWLAPPLTGFTTILLLPAALPVR; encoded by the coding sequence ATGGATTCCCTGATCTCCGCTTCGGCGCGCGCGCTGGCCGCCGGCGACCCGCTGGGCGCATTGAACCGGATAGCGCTGCGGGGCGACCCGCCCGCCCTGGCCCTGCGCGGCATTGCCATGGCCCAGCTGGGCGAGTATGCGCGGGCGCGCGAACTGCTGCGTGCCGCCGCCCGCGGGTTCGGCGGGCACGAAGCGCTGCCGCGTGCCCGCTGCCTGGTGGCGGAGGCGGAAGTGGCGCTGGCCATGCGCGACCTCGGCGGTTCTGCGCGACCGCTGGCCCAGGCCGCCGCCACGCTCGAAGCGCACGCCGATCATGCCAATGCCGCGCAGGCGTGGCTGATCGCGGCCCGCCGCTTGCTTTTGCTGGGCCGGCTCGCCGAGGCGGAAGGTGCGCTGGCGCGGCTCGCTGGCCATCCCCTGCCGCCGGCGCTCGCCGCCATCGCCGCGCTGAGCACAGGCGAGCTGGCGCTGCGCGCGCTGCGCATCGATGCGGCGCACACGGCGCTGGAACGTGCCCACGCGGTCGCTGCCCATGCCGGCATACCGGCCCTTCAGGCCGAGGTGGAGGAAGCGCGCACGGCGCTCGTGCGCCCAGCGGCGCGGTGCATTGCAGCGGACGGCACGCGGGTGCTGAGGCTGGGCGAAGTGGCCGCGCTGCTGGCAGCCGACACGCTGGTGGTCGATGCCTGCCGGCGCGGTCTCGGTGCCGGCGACACGTGGCTGCCGCTGGCGGGGCGGCCGATCCTGTTCGCGCTGGCGCGCTCGCTTGCCGAAGCCTGGCCCGGTGCCGCCGGCCGCGAAGACCTGATCGCGCGCGCCTTCCGCATCCGGCGGCCGGACGAAACGCACCGGGCCCGCCTGCGGGTCGAGATCGGCCGCCTGCGCGCGCTGGCCGCACCGCTGGCGGACATCGCCGCCACCTCGCACGGGTTCGCGATCCGGCCGCGCGACGGGCGCGACCTCGCGTTGCTCGAGCCACCCATCGATGGCGGACAGGCATCGCTCGTGGCCTTGCTATCCGACGGCGCGGCCTGGTCCACTTCGGCGCTGGCGCTGGCACTAGGGGCGAGCCAGCGGACTGTCCAGCGTGCGCTGGCCGGCCTCGAAGCCGCCGGCGAAGTACGCGCGGTCGGCAATGGGCGAACGCGCCGCTGGCTGGCGCCGCCACTGACCGGATTCACGACGATCTTGTTACTCCCCGCCGCGCTGCCGGTTCGCTAG